The Spirosoma radiotolerans genome has a window encoding:
- a CDS encoding glutamate synthase subunit beta: protein MGKPTGFLEFTRELPKKRDPQQRIHDYKEIEVPFSEQDSQRQAARCMDCGTPFCHSGCPLGNIIPEFNDAVYEQNWAYAYEILATTNNFPEFTGRICPAPCEASCVLGINKPPVAIEFIEKSIAEVAFERGYVTPKPPKERTGKQIAVVGSGPAGLAAASQLNKAGHTVTVFERADQIGGLLRYGIPDFKLEKWTIDRRLAVMEAEGIMFKTGVNVGVHLKANDLLDQFDLIMLTGGSTVPRDLPIPGRNLKGIYPAMEFLSQQNKRNANLPVEVDHQGQKYGDGELLATGKNVVVIGGGDTGSDCVGTSNRHGATSVTQIELMPMPPKDRAENTPWPNWPMMLRTSTSHEEGCDRHWSINTKEFVGDEQGNLKALRIVDLTWKNENGRMQMVELPGSEREIPCELALLAAGFLHPQHNGLLDDLGLEYDERGNVKATNYQSLSNPKVFAAGDMRRGQSLVVWAISEGREAARAADCYLMGETRLEAKAVSMIAVE, encoded by the coding sequence ATGGGAAAACCTACCGGATTTTTAGAATTTACGCGTGAACTACCCAAAAAGCGCGACCCGCAGCAGCGGATTCATGATTATAAGGAAATTGAGGTTCCGTTTTCTGAACAGGACTCGCAGCGGCAGGCCGCGCGGTGTATGGACTGCGGTACCCCTTTCTGCCATAGCGGCTGTCCACTGGGAAATATAATTCCTGAGTTCAACGACGCGGTCTACGAACAGAACTGGGCCTATGCCTACGAGATTCTGGCTACGACCAATAACTTTCCTGAGTTTACAGGACGTATTTGCCCCGCACCCTGCGAAGCGTCGTGTGTATTAGGCATCAATAAACCACCCGTTGCCATTGAGTTCATTGAGAAATCAATTGCCGAAGTGGCCTTTGAACGTGGCTACGTGACGCCCAAACCACCCAAAGAGCGTACGGGAAAACAGATCGCCGTTGTGGGTTCCGGACCTGCCGGGCTGGCGGCTGCTTCTCAATTAAATAAAGCCGGTCATACGGTAACTGTTTTTGAACGGGCCGATCAGATTGGTGGCCTGCTACGCTACGGTATCCCTGATTTCAAACTGGAAAAATGGACCATCGACCGCCGATTGGCCGTTATGGAAGCCGAAGGCATCATGTTTAAAACCGGCGTTAACGTGGGTGTGCATCTGAAAGCCAACGACTTGCTGGATCAGTTCGATCTGATCATGCTCACCGGTGGGTCGACCGTACCGCGTGACTTACCAATTCCTGGCCGTAACCTGAAAGGTATTTACCCGGCGATGGAATTCCTGAGCCAGCAGAATAAGCGCAATGCGAACCTGCCCGTTGAAGTCGATCACCAGGGGCAGAAATATGGTGATGGCGAATTGCTGGCCACCGGCAAAAATGTTGTTGTCATTGGCGGGGGCGACACGGGGTCCGACTGTGTAGGTACGTCGAACCGGCATGGGGCAACGAGCGTGACGCAAATTGAACTGATGCCAATGCCGCCGAAAGACCGGGCAGAAAACACTCCCTGGCCCAACTGGCCAATGATGCTACGCACCAGCACCTCCCATGAGGAAGGCTGCGACCGTCACTGGTCAATCAATACGAAAGAATTTGTTGGCGATGAGCAGGGTAACCTGAAAGCGCTGCGGATTGTGGACCTGACCTGGAAGAATGAAAACGGTCGGATGCAGATGGTTGAACTACCCGGATCGGAGCGCGAAATTCCCTGCGAACTGGCTCTCCTGGCCGCGGGTTTCCTGCATCCACAACACAACGGCCTGCTCGACGATCTTGGTCTGGAATATGACGAGCGAGGCAACGTAAAAGCCACGAATTATCAATCCTTAAGCAATCCTAAAGTTTTTGCTGCGGGCGACATGCGTCGGGGTCAATCCTTGGTCGTATGGGCGATCTCGGAAGGCCGTGAAGCCGCCCGTGCCGCCGACTGCTACCTGATGGGCGAAACCAGGCTCGAAGCCAAAGCCGTTTCGATGATTGCGGTAGAGTAG
- a CDS encoding helix-turn-helix domain-containing protein yields MRQTGKVVKNEAVSAWGNRLDTLVENKLTLSHDSAELHLYETFQQAHLIQLRFNAPVMTSMLSGRKVMHLREMEPFNYQPGESLLLPSDRLMQIDFPDATTDEPTRCLALTISDEFIRETIAELNEQVPRVETANEWQLDVENYLLQNDPEISSLTDKLIRLFRENNPFKPFFIKNTLRELIVRLSQTQVRTGLLQQTSQHINTNRLAYVVTYIRENLTRALSVEDLSDKACLSKSHFFRLFKSELGVSPAQFILSERIQLSKAILSNPTKTISDACYESGFNSLTHFSNAFRSIEHICPRQFKRQLFGLN; encoded by the coding sequence ATGAGACAGACAGGAAAAGTAGTGAAGAACGAAGCGGTTAGCGCGTGGGGCAACCGATTAGACACGCTGGTAGAGAATAAACTGACGCTAAGCCACGATTCGGCTGAATTACATTTGTATGAGACGTTTCAGCAAGCACACTTAATTCAGTTGCGGTTCAATGCCCCCGTTATGACAAGCATGCTGAGCGGACGTAAAGTGATGCACCTTCGCGAGATGGAGCCGTTCAATTACCAACCCGGCGAGTCGTTGTTGCTGCCATCTGATCGGCTGATGCAAATTGACTTCCCCGACGCAACCACTGACGAGCCGACGCGTTGTCTGGCCCTGACGATTTCCGATGAGTTCATCCGCGAAACCATTGCCGAACTCAATGAACAGGTTCCCCGGGTTGAAACGGCTAATGAATGGCAACTGGACGTTGAAAATTACCTCCTTCAAAACGATCCTGAAATCAGCTCGCTCACCGATAAACTCATTCGGCTTTTTCGGGAAAATAACCCATTTAAACCCTTCTTTATCAAAAATACCCTGCGGGAGCTGATTGTCCGGCTTTCGCAAACCCAGGTTCGAACGGGACTGCTTCAGCAAACAAGTCAACATATCAATACGAATCGCTTGGCGTATGTCGTAACCTATATTCGGGAAAATCTCACCCGTGCCTTATCGGTCGAAGACTTGAGTGATAAAGCCTGCCTGTCCAAATCGCACTTCTTCCGACTTTTCAAGAGTGAACTGGGCGTATCACCAGCCCAATTTATTCTAAGTGAGCGTATTCAACTGTCGAAAGCTATTTTGAGCAATCCGACCAAAACGATCAGTGATGCTTGCTACGAATCGGGCTTCAATAGCCTGACCCACTTTAGCAATGCCTTTCGCTCCATCGAGCACATCTGCCCCCGGCAGTTTAAACGGCAACTTTTTGGACTGAACTAA
- a CDS encoding DUF2461 domain-containing protein: protein MTTKPSSKAAFTAPTLEFMCELVQNNNREWFQANRPRYDAAKAELCGVVERVLAGLSPFEPLANTAVKDCIFRINRDVRFSKDKAPYKSNLAFAIGPGGRHSGRIDYYVHIQPGNQSFLGAGMWQPTPANLAKFRQEVDYNVEELKTIIEAEEFNAYFPEASGEVMKTTPKGYPADHPEIALLRRKELFFMHRFTDKEVLKPSFADEIVRGSRIIKPYCDLLNYLFFDEKEEPVTL, encoded by the coding sequence ATGACAACAAAGCCTTCTTCAAAAGCCGCCTTTACGGCGCCTACACTGGAGTTCATGTGCGAACTCGTTCAAAACAATAATCGGGAATGGTTTCAGGCCAACCGACCTCGTTATGATGCGGCCAAAGCCGAACTTTGTGGCGTAGTAGAGCGGGTCCTGGCGGGATTAAGCCCCTTCGAACCACTGGCCAACACGGCTGTAAAAGACTGTATTTTTCGGATTAATCGCGACGTTCGCTTTTCAAAAGATAAGGCTCCATATAAATCCAACCTGGCGTTTGCCATTGGACCCGGTGGCCGGCATTCGGGTCGGATTGATTATTACGTACACATTCAGCCGGGCAACCAATCGTTTCTCGGTGCGGGAATGTGGCAGCCAACTCCTGCCAATCTCGCCAAGTTTCGGCAGGAAGTAGATTACAATGTTGAGGAACTGAAGACGATCATTGAGGCTGAGGAATTCAACGCCTACTTCCCGGAGGCATCGGGAGAGGTCATGAAAACGACCCCCAAAGGATACCCAGCCGACCATCCGGAAATCGCATTGCTACGCCGGAAGGAGTTGTTCTTCATGCACCGGTTTACGGACAAAGAGGTACTCAAGCCTAGTTTTGCCGATGAAATTGTACGCGGCTCCCGCATCATAAAGCCCTACTGTGACTTATTGAACTACCTGTTTTTCGACGAAAAAGAAGAACCAGTGACGTTATAG